The following are encoded together in the Cynocephalus volans isolate mCynVol1 chromosome 4, mCynVol1.pri, whole genome shotgun sequence genome:
- the CENATAC gene encoding centrosomal AT-AC splicing factor isoform X1 codes for MAPAQRCPVCRQTFFCGRGHVYSRKHQRQLKVALERLLPQVEAARKAVRAAQVERYVPEHERCCWCLCCSCEVRKHLSHGNLTVLHGGLLEHLASPEHKKATNKFWWENKAEVQMKEKFLISPQDYARFKKSMVKGLDSYEEKEDEVIKEMAAQIHEVEQNRQELVRSVLEPQAVPDPEEGSSAPGSWKETNSRVTSSSQQPSYLDLPPAPELDWMETGQPLTFIGHQDIPGVGNIHSGATPPWMVQDDEYSPGNQQIGPSYEEFLKEKEKQKLKKLPPDRVGANFDHSSSTSVGWLPSFGRVWNNGRRWQSRHQFKTEAAARNREQSHK; via the exons ATGGCGCCGGCGCAGCGCTGCCCTGTGTGCCGACAGACCTTTTTCTGTGGTCGCGGACACGTCTACAGCCGCAAGCACCAGCGGCAGCTGAAGGTGGCTTTGGAGCGGCTCCTGCCCCAG GTGGAGGCCGCCCGCAAGGCCGTCCGCGCCGCTCAGGTGGAGCGGTACGTGCCCGAGCACGAGCGCTGCTGCTGGTGCTTGTGCTGCAGCTGTGAGGTGCGGAAACACCTGAGCCACGGAAACCTGACGGTGCTGCACGGGGGTCTGCTGGAGCATCTGGCCAG CCCAGAGCACAAGAAAGCGACCAACAAATTCTGGTGGGAGAACAAGGCTGAGGTCCAGATGAAAGAGAAGTTTCTGATCTCCCCCCAGGATTATGCAAG attcaAGAAATCCATGGTGAAAGGTTTGGATTCCTATGAGGAAAAAGAGGATGAGGTGATCAAAGAG ATGGCAGCTCAGATCCACGAGGTGGAGCAGAACAGGCAGGAGTTGGTTCGATCCGTCTTAGAG CCTCAGGCAGTGCCAGACCCAGAAGAGGGCTCTTCAGCACCTGGAAGCTGGAAAGAGACAAACAG CCGAGTCACTTCCAGCTCACAGCAGCCCTCATACTTGGACCTGCCACCAGCTCCAGAGCTTGACTGGATGGAGACAGGACAACCTCTGACATTCATTGGCCATCAG GATATACCAGGAGTTGGTAACATCCACTCAG GTGCCACACCTCCCTGGATGGTCCAAGATGATGAATACAGCCCTGGGAACCAACAAATAGGACCTTCCTATGAagaatttcttaaagaaa aggaaaaacagaaattgAAGAAACTCCCCCCAGACCGAGTTGGGGCCAACTTTGATCACAGCTCCAGCACCAGTGTAGGCTGGCTGCCCTCTTTTGGCCGGGTCTGGAATAATGGGCGCCGCTGGCAGTCCAG gcaTCAATTCAAAACTGAAGCTGCAGCAAGGAACAGAGAGCAGtcacataaataa
- the CENATAC gene encoding centrosomal AT-AC splicing factor isoform X2 has translation MAPAQRCPVCRQTFFCGRGHVYSRKHQRQLKVALERLLPQVEAARKAVRAAQVERYVPEHERCCWCLCCSCEVRKHLSHGNLTVLHGGLLEHLASPEHKKATNKFWWENKAEVQMKEKFLISPQDYARFKKSMVKGLDSYEEKEDEMAAQIHEVEQNRQELVRSVLEPQAVPDPEEGSSAPGSWKETNSRVTSSSQQPSYLDLPPAPELDWMETGQPLTFIGHQDIPGVGNIHSGATPPWMVQDDEYSPGNQQIGPSYEEFLKEKEKQKLKKLPPDRVGANFDHSSSTSVGWLPSFGRVWNNGRRWQSRHQFKTEAAARNREQSHK, from the exons ATGGCGCCGGCGCAGCGCTGCCCTGTGTGCCGACAGACCTTTTTCTGTGGTCGCGGACACGTCTACAGCCGCAAGCACCAGCGGCAGCTGAAGGTGGCTTTGGAGCGGCTCCTGCCCCAG GTGGAGGCCGCCCGCAAGGCCGTCCGCGCCGCTCAGGTGGAGCGGTACGTGCCCGAGCACGAGCGCTGCTGCTGGTGCTTGTGCTGCAGCTGTGAGGTGCGGAAACACCTGAGCCACGGAAACCTGACGGTGCTGCACGGGGGTCTGCTGGAGCATCTGGCCAG CCCAGAGCACAAGAAAGCGACCAACAAATTCTGGTGGGAGAACAAGGCTGAGGTCCAGATGAAAGAGAAGTTTCTGATCTCCCCCCAGGATTATGCAAG attcaAGAAATCCATGGTGAAAGGTTTGGATTCCTATGAGGAAAAAGAGGATGAG ATGGCAGCTCAGATCCACGAGGTGGAGCAGAACAGGCAGGAGTTGGTTCGATCCGTCTTAGAG CCTCAGGCAGTGCCAGACCCAGAAGAGGGCTCTTCAGCACCTGGAAGCTGGAAAGAGACAAACAG CCGAGTCACTTCCAGCTCACAGCAGCCCTCATACTTGGACCTGCCACCAGCTCCAGAGCTTGACTGGATGGAGACAGGACAACCTCTGACATTCATTGGCCATCAG GATATACCAGGAGTTGGTAACATCCACTCAG GTGCCACACCTCCCTGGATGGTCCAAGATGATGAATACAGCCCTGGGAACCAACAAATAGGACCTTCCTATGAagaatttcttaaagaaa aggaaaaacagaaattgAAGAAACTCCCCCCAGACCGAGTTGGGGCCAACTTTGATCACAGCTCCAGCACCAGTGTAGGCTGGCTGCCCTCTTTTGGCCGGGTCTGGAATAATGGGCGCCGCTGGCAGTCCAG gcaTCAATTCAAAACTGAAGCTGCAGCAAGGAACAGAGAGCAGtcacataaataa
- the TRAPPC4 gene encoding trafficking protein particle complex subunit 4: MAIFSVYVVNKAGGLIYQLDSYAPRSEAEKTFSYPLDLLLKLHDERVLVAFGQRDGIRVGHAVLAINGVDVNGRYTADGKEVLEYLGNPGNYPVSIRFGRPRLTSNEKLMLASMFHSLFAIGSQLSPEQGSSGIEMLETDTFKLHCFQTLTGIKFVVLADPRQAGIDSLLRKIYEIYSDFALKNPFYSLEMPIRCELFDQNLKLALEVAEKAGTFGPGS; encoded by the exons ATGGCGATTTTTAGTGTGTATGTGGTGAACAAAGCTGGTGGCCTGATTTACCAGTTGGACAGCTACGCGCCGAGGTCTGAGGCTGAGAAGACTTTCAGTTATCCGTTGGATCTGCTGTTGAAGTTACACGACGAGCGTGTGCTGGTTGCTTTCGGCCAGCGGGACGGCATCCGGG TGGGCCATGCAGTGCTGGCCATCAATGGCGTGGACGTGAACGGGAGATATACGGCGGACGGGAAAGAGGTGCTGGAGTATCTCGGTAATCCTGGTAATTATCCGGTGTCCATTCGATTTGGCCGGCCCCGCCTCACCTCCAATGAGAAGCTCATGCTGGCCTCCATGTTCCACTC GCTCTTTGCCATCGGCTCCCAGCTGTCTCCTGAACAGGGAAGCTCAGGCATTGAGATGCTAGAGACAGACACATTCAAATTGCACTGCTTCCAGACACTGACAG GGATCAAGTTTGTGGTGCTGGCAGATCCTAGGCAAGCTGGAATAGATTCTCTTCTCCGAAAGATTTATGAGATTTACTCAGACTTTGCCCTCAAGAATCCATTCTACTCCCTGGAAATGCCCATTAG GTGTGAGCTATTTGACCAGAATCTGAAACTAGCATTGGAGGTGGCAGAGAAGGCTGGGACTTTTGGACCTGGGTCATAG
- the SLC37A4 gene encoding glucose-6-phosphate exchanger SLC37A4 isoform X1 — protein MASQGYGYYRTVIFSAMFGGYSLYYFNRKTFSFVMPSLVEEIPLDKDDLGLITSSQSAAYAISKFVSGMLSDQISACWLFSSGLLLVGLVNIVFSWSSTVPVFAALWFLNGLAQGLGWPPCGKILRKWFEPSQFGTWWAILSTSMNLAGGLGPILATILAQSYSWRNTLALSGVLCVFVSFLCLLLIHNEPADVGLHNLDPTPSKGKKASLKEESTLPELLLSPYLWVLSTGYLVVFGIKTCCTDWGQFFLIQEKGQSALVGSSYMSALEVGGLVGSIAAGYLSDRAMAKAVLSIYGNPRHGLLLFMMAGMTLSMYLFRVTVTSDSPKGVAFWTPALHPLAELTGFTEHELWILVLGAVFGFSSYGPIVLFGVIANESAPPNLCGTSHAIVGLMANVGGFLAGLPFSTIAKHYSWSTAFWVAEVICAASTAAFFLLRNIRTKMGQVPKKAE, from the exons ATGGCGTCCCAAGGCTATGGCTATTATCGCACCGTGATCTTCTCAGCTATGTTTGGGGGCTACAGCCTGTACTACTTCAACCGGAAGACCTTCTCCTTTGTCATGCCGTCCCTCGTGGAAGAGATCCCTCTGGACAAAGATGACTTGG GTCTCATCACCAGCAGCCAGTCAGCAGCCTATGCCATCAGCAAGTTTGTGAGTGGGATGCTCTCTGACCAGATAAGTGCTTGCTGGCTCTTCTCTTCGGGGCTTCTCCTGGTTGGCCTGGTCAACATAGTCTTTTCCTGGAGCTCCACAGTACCTGTCTTCGCTGCTCTCTGGTTCCTTAATGGCCTGGCACAGGGGCTAGGCTGGCCCCCATGTGGGAAGATACTGCGGAAG TGGTTTGAGCCATCTCAGTTTGGCACTTGGTGGGCTATCCTGTCAACCAGCATGAACTTGGCCGGAGGACTGGGCCCTATCCTGGCAACCATCCTCGCCCAGAGCTACAGCTGGCGCAACACGCTGGCCCTGTCTGGGGTGCTGTGTGTGTTTgtctcctttctctgtctcctgcttATCCATAATGAACCTGCTGATGTTGGACTCCACAATCTGGACCCCACCCCCTCCAAGGGCAAGAAGG CCTCCTTGAAGGAAGAGAGTACCCTACCGGAGCTGCTGCTGTCCCCCTACCTCTGGGTGCTCTCCACTGGCTACCTTGTGGTGTTTGGAATAAAGACCTGCTGTACTGACTGGGGCCAGTTTTTCCTTATCCAGGAGAAAGGACAGTCAGCCCTCGTGG GTAGTTCCTACATGAGTGCCCTGGAGGTTGGGGGCCTTGTAGGCAGCATTGCAGCTGGCTACCTGTCAGACCGGGCCATGGCAAAG GCAGTGCTGTCCATCTATGGGAACCCACGCCATGGCCTGTTGCTGTTCATGATGGCTGGCATGACATTGTCCATGTACCTCTTCCGGGTGACAGTGACCAGTGACTCCCCCAAG GGTGTTGCTTTCTGGACTCCGGCTCTTCACCCTCTTGCTGAACTCACAGGCTTTACAGAGCATGAG CTCTGGATCCTGGTGTTGGGAGCTGTGTTTGGTTTCTCTTCTTACGGTCCCATTGTCTTGTTTGGAGTCATAGCCAACGAGAGTGCCCCTCCCAACTTGTGTGGCACCTCCCATGCCATTGTGGGACTCATGGCCAATG TGGGCGGCTTTCTAGCTGGGCTGCCCTTCAGCACCATTGCCAAGCACTACAGTTGGAGCACAGCCTTCTGGGTGGCTGAAGTGATTTGTGCAGCCAGCACAGCTGCCTTCTTCCTCCTACGAAACATCCGCACCAAGATGGGCCAAGTGCCCAAAAAGGCTGAGTGA
- the RPS25 gene encoding small ribosomal subunit protein eS25 — MPPKDDKKKKDAGKSAKKDKDPVNKSGGKAKKKKWSKGKVRDKLNNLVLFDKATYDKLCKEVPNYKLITPAVVSERLKIRGSLARAALQELLSKGLIKLVSKHRAQVIYTRNTKGGDAPAAGEDA; from the exons ATG CCGCCCAAGGAcgacaagaagaagaaagatgcAGGAAAGTCGGCTAAGAAAGACAAAGATCCAGTGAACAAATCTGGGGGCAAGGCCAAAAAGAAG AAGTGGTCCAAAGGCAAAGTTCGGGATAAGCTCAATAACCTAGTCTTGTTTGACAAAGCTACGTATGACAAACTCTGTAAGGAAGTTCCCAACTATAAACTTATAACCCCAGCTGTGGTCTCTGAGAGACTGAAGATTCGTGGTTccctggccagggcagcccttcAGGAGCTCCTTAGTAAAG GACTTATCAAACTGGTTTcaaagcacagagctcaagtaatTTACACCAGGAATACCAAGGGTGGAGATGCCCCAGCTGCTGGTGAAGATGCGTGA
- the SLC37A4 gene encoding glucose-6-phosphate exchanger SLC37A4 isoform X2 encodes MTWVSCSLLPSPAGLITSSQSAAYAISKFVSGMLSDQISACWLFSSGLLLVGLVNIVFSWSSTVPVFAALWFLNGLAQGLGWPPCGKILRKWFEPSQFGTWWAILSTSMNLAGGLGPILATILAQSYSWRNTLALSGVLCVFVSFLCLLLIHNEPADVGLHNLDPTPSKGKKASLKEESTLPELLLSPYLWVLSTGYLVVFGIKTCCTDWGQFFLIQEKGQSALVGSSYMSALEVGGLVGSIAAGYLSDRAMAKAVLSIYGNPRHGLLLFMMAGMTLSMYLFRVTVTSDSPKGVAFWTPALHPLAELTGFTEHELWILVLGAVFGFSSYGPIVLFGVIANESAPPNLCGTSHAIVGLMANVGGFLAGLPFSTIAKHYSWSTAFWVAEVICAASTAAFFLLRNIRTKMGQVPKKAE; translated from the exons ATGACTTGG GTGTCGtgctccctgctcccctcccctgcaGGTCTCATCACCAGCAGCCAGTCAGCAGCCTATGCCATCAGCAAGTTTGTGAGTGGGATGCTCTCTGACCAGATAAGTGCTTGCTGGCTCTTCTCTTCGGGGCTTCTCCTGGTTGGCCTGGTCAACATAGTCTTTTCCTGGAGCTCCACAGTACCTGTCTTCGCTGCTCTCTGGTTCCTTAATGGCCTGGCACAGGGGCTAGGCTGGCCCCCATGTGGGAAGATACTGCGGAAG TGGTTTGAGCCATCTCAGTTTGGCACTTGGTGGGCTATCCTGTCAACCAGCATGAACTTGGCCGGAGGACTGGGCCCTATCCTGGCAACCATCCTCGCCCAGAGCTACAGCTGGCGCAACACGCTGGCCCTGTCTGGGGTGCTGTGTGTGTTTgtctcctttctctgtctcctgcttATCCATAATGAACCTGCTGATGTTGGACTCCACAATCTGGACCCCACCCCCTCCAAGGGCAAGAAGG CCTCCTTGAAGGAAGAGAGTACCCTACCGGAGCTGCTGCTGTCCCCCTACCTCTGGGTGCTCTCCACTGGCTACCTTGTGGTGTTTGGAATAAAGACCTGCTGTACTGACTGGGGCCAGTTTTTCCTTATCCAGGAGAAAGGACAGTCAGCCCTCGTGG GTAGTTCCTACATGAGTGCCCTGGAGGTTGGGGGCCTTGTAGGCAGCATTGCAGCTGGCTACCTGTCAGACCGGGCCATGGCAAAG GCAGTGCTGTCCATCTATGGGAACCCACGCCATGGCCTGTTGCTGTTCATGATGGCTGGCATGACATTGTCCATGTACCTCTTCCGGGTGACAGTGACCAGTGACTCCCCCAAG GGTGTTGCTTTCTGGACTCCGGCTCTTCACCCTCTTGCTGAACTCACAGGCTTTACAGAGCATGAG CTCTGGATCCTGGTGTTGGGAGCTGTGTTTGGTTTCTCTTCTTACGGTCCCATTGTCTTGTTTGGAGTCATAGCCAACGAGAGTGCCCCTCCCAACTTGTGTGGCACCTCCCATGCCATTGTGGGACTCATGGCCAATG TGGGCGGCTTTCTAGCTGGGCTGCCCTTCAGCACCATTGCCAAGCACTACAGTTGGAGCACAGCCTTCTGGGTGGCTGAAGTGATTTGTGCAGCCAGCACAGCTGCCTTCTTCCTCCTACGAAACATCCGCACCAAGATGGGCCAAGTGCCCAAAAAGGCTGAGTGA